The DNA window CGTCCGATCAAAGTCGGTGTCGAAGCTCACAATCTCGAGGTTAAACTCTTCCGCCACCACGTAGAGGTAGGCGTCGTCGAAGTCAATCCCATGCTGTTGAGATGCTGAGGCGACTCGTTGAAACATGTTTGGCGGCAGGCTCAACATCTGAAGCCCTGCTCGCTCGAGCATGTCGTGGACAAAGTCCACGAAGACCTGATGCTGTTGCCTGCGGAATAGAACCACGCCCAAAGAGTGAAGCGTAAAATCTGTCAGGAACATTTCGTGGGCATGAACATTTCTCAGGAGACGGCGTGCCTGCTCTGCACGCTCTTGGTCTAGCAGTATTTCCAGAAAGATGTTCGTATCAATCAGTAACCTCACCGTTGCCTGTTCTCCAGTGGGCGATTTCGTGCTGTAGCTGGACGGAGGTATACTCGTCGCGCAAGTCTGCCAGTGCCCCAGCCCACGAAAAAGTCGGTGGCTGAGGATGTCGTCGTCGGCGCTTTTGCAGCAAGAAGTCTACAAAATCGGCAACCTCCTGCTGCAGGTCAGGAGGGAGTTGCTTGATTCGCTCTTCCAGAGAAGGACGCATTCCAGTTCACCCGCTTTCACGTTCTCAACCTCGCGCCGATTTCCTCCAGCGCGCGCACGATTCGGGCAACGATCTCGTCCACTTCCTCGTCGGTGAGGGTGCGTTCGGGGCTGCGGAAGGTGAGAGACAGCGCGAGGCTGCGTGTGCCCTGCGGGATGCGCTCGCCGCGATAGACGTCAAACAGCCGCACGCTTTCCAGCAGCACGCCGCCTGCCTCTTTCACCGTGCGCTCGACGGTCTGGTAAGGCACATCCTCTGCCGCCACCACCGCCAGATCGCGCAGCACCGCCGGATACTTCGGCAGGGGTTCATAGCGCACGCGCCGCTCCGCTAGCGACCACAGGGTCTGCACATCGAACTCCCCTGCCAGCACCGTGCGCCGCGTGATGTCCAGTTGCTCCAGCACGTCGGGATGCAGCTCGCCGAAGATGCCCAGCTCGCGTCCGCCCGCCAGCACACGTGCGCTGCGACCGGGATGGAAACGCGGGTCATCCAGCGCCTCATACTCGGCTTCTGCCACTCCGACCGTTTCCAGCAGGGTCTGCACTACTCCCTTCGCGGTGAAGAAGTCGGCGGCAGGGTAACGGGCGTCCCATCCGGGCGGAAAGACCGACCCGGTGATAGCAAATCCCGCCTTCAGCGTCTCCGCGTAGTCTCCATCGGCAAGCTGTGAGAAGACCGCTCCCACCTCAAACAGGAAAATCTCCGTCTGCCGTCGCGCCAGGTTGTGCAGAACCACGTCCATCAGCGACGGGATGAGCGAGTTGCGCAGGGTGCTGAGCTCCTCGCTGGCAGCGTTACGCACGCGCACGGGGGTGCGGTTGGGGTCATCCAGTGGACCCGGCGCACGCAGGGTGTGCGTATGCACCTCGATCAACCCTGCCCGTACGAAAGCCTCCTGCAGAGGGCGGATGAGGCGGGTATTCGGGCTGTCGCCGCCGCGATGGGTATGCCCGAAAGGCAGCCGCTCTGGAATGTTCTCGTAGCCGTAGACCCGTCCCACCTCCTCCGCCAAATCCTCTTCAATGTTCAGGTCGGGGCGGAAGGTAGGCACGGTGACGTGGATGACTCCGTCCCGCATCTCTGCTTGCAGTTGCAGGCGACGCAGGCAATCCAGCATGGTCTGTGCGTCCAGATTCATCCCCAGCAGCAGGTTACAGCGTGCGGGGCGCAGGGTCACGGTTCGCTCGGAGACGGGACGCGGGTAGACATCCACCACTCCGGAGAGGGTTTCGCCTGCGCCGATTTGCTCCAGCAGTTCGCACGCCCTATCCAGCGCAGCAACAACACCACCGGGGTCTACCACGCGCTCGAAGCGATAAGAGGCTTCCGTAGAAAGCTGCAGTCGCTGCGAGGTGCGCCGGATGGAGGTGGGATTAAAGTGCGCCGACTCCAGCAGCACGTTGCGTGTGCTTGGGGTCACTTCCGTCTCGCTGCCGCCCATCACTCCGGCGACTGCGACCGGGTGCGTGGCGTCGCAAATCATCAACATATCCGGTTGCAGCTCGCGCTCGACGCCGTCCAGCGTGACGATTTTCTCGCCCGGTCGGGCACGACGTACCACGATGCGCCCGTTGGGCAACAGGTCGAGGTCAAAGGCGTGCAACGGCTGCCCCAGCTCCAGCATCACATAGTTGGTCACGTCCACCACGTTGTTGATGGGGCGCATGCCTGCCGCCAGCAGGCGTTGTTGCATCCACGCGGGGGAGGGGGCGATGCGTACGTTGCGTACCACGCGCGCGGCGTAACGCGGGCACAGGTCGTCATCGAGTATTTCCACCTTTGCTACCTGTGCCGCTTCGCCCGGCTCGGTGGTACGTGCGGCAGGCATCGGATGGTGCAGGGGCAGAGCGTACAACGCTGCTACCTCCCGGGCGACGCCCACCATAGACAGACAGTCACCGCGGTTGGGAGTGACTTTGACATTGAGCACGGGCTCGCCGGTGTCGTGTTCAATCGCCTCCACCTCCAGTCCCGCCATTGTCAGACGGTGAGCGAGCTCTTCCGGCGACGCCTGCACATCCACGTATTCCTTTAACCACTCTATCGGCACACGCATGGCTTACGCCCCATATCGCTGTAA is part of the Bacillota bacterium genome and encodes:
- the pheT gene encoding phenylalanine--tRNA ligase subunit beta, with amino-acid sequence MRVPIEWLKEYVDVQASPEELAHRLTMAGLEVEAIEHDTGEPVLNVKVTPNRGDCLSMVGVAREVAALYALPLHHPMPAARTTEPGEAAQVAKVEILDDDLCPRYAARVVRNVRIAPSPAWMQQRLLAAGMRPINNVVDVTNYVMLELGQPLHAFDLDLLPNGRIVVRRARPGEKIVTLDGVERELQPDMLMICDATHPVAVAGVMGGSETEVTPSTRNVLLESAHFNPTSIRRTSQRLQLSTEASYRFERVVDPGGVVAALDRACELLEQIGAGETLSGVVDVYPRPVSERTVTLRPARCNLLLGMNLDAQTMLDCLRRLQLQAEMRDGVIHVTVPTFRPDLNIEEDLAEEVGRVYGYENIPERLPFGHTHRGGDSPNTRLIRPLQEAFVRAGLIEVHTHTLRAPGPLDDPNRTPVRVRNAASEELSTLRNSLIPSLMDVVLHNLARRQTEIFLFEVGAVFSQLADGDYAETLKAGFAITGSVFPPGWDARYPAADFFTAKGVVQTLLETVGVAEAEYEALDDPRFHPGRSARVLAGGRELGIFGELHPDVLEQLDITRRTVLAGEFDVQTLWSLAERRVRYEPLPKYPAVLRDLAVVAAEDVPYQTVERTVKEAGGVLLESVRLFDVYRGERIPQGTRSLALSLTFRSPERTLTDEEVDEIVARIVRALEEIGARLRT
- a CDS encoding PIN domain-containing protein produces the protein MRLLIDTNIFLEILLDQERAEQARRLLRNVHAHEMFLTDFTLHSLGVVLFRRQQHQVFVDFVHDMLERAGLQMLSLPPNMFQRVASASQQHGIDFDDAYLYVVAEEFNLEIVSFDTDFDRTPKGRRTPETV
- a CDS encoding DUF2281 domain-containing protein; the protein is MRPSLEERIKQLPPDLQQEVADFVDFLLQKRRRRHPQPPTFSWAGALADLRDEYTSVQLQHEIAHWRTGNGEVTD